A genomic segment from Hemitrygon akajei chromosome 27, sHemAka1.3, whole genome shotgun sequence encodes:
- the LOC140717076 gene encoding uncharacterized protein, with protein sequence MNYSEVGVIPRGAAKLKVHQQPRKIPFRLSACLVLQREDGSFALNGGGWISGFPSLVEAGGLALHYSGWSSRREVLRALTRAPLSEELRLAVYNLGSRRAVRITYSYYLHRRMMQGEEVRGVARAPAGKPRPEPNPVLRPHPSPVSRLHTTPVSKPDTSPVPKPDPTSVPRPDVTSVPKQDTIPVPRPDITSVPKPDPTSVLKWDTIPVPRPDITSVPKPDPTSVLKWDTIPVPRPDITSVPKPDPTSVLKWDTIPVPRPDITSVPKPDPTSVLKWDTIPVPRPDITSVPKPDPTSVLKWDTIPVPRPDITSDPKTERIYASSQQSTLSPQEQPTPIPTGDLSCFPSQEPTPVPTQDVRAVLTLVPVPLPTMGPTSGSWQTGFWQFCSVSCGVGWVSRRVVCTDKAGRQAKGCNQEQKPHSMALCVRGSCSTGKG encoded by the coding sequence ATGAACTACAGCGAGGTGGGGGTGATCCCACGGGGAGCAGCCAAACTGAAGGTGCATCAACAGCCCAGGAAGATCCCATTCCGATTGTCGGCCTGCCTGGTACTGCAGCGGGAGGATGGAAGCTTTGCGTTGAACGGTGGGGGATGGATCAGTGGTTTTCCCAGCCTGGTGGAGGCAGGTGGATTAGCACTGCACTACTCGGGCTGGAGCTCCCGCAGGGAAGTGCTACGGGCACTCACCCGTGCCCCACTGTCCGAGGAGCTGAGGCTGGCGGTGTACAACCTGGGCTCAAGGAGGGCAGTCCGCATCACCTACTCCTACTACCTACACAGGAGGATGATGCAGGGGGAGGAAGTGCGAGGGGTGGCAAGGGCTCCAGCAGGGAAACCCAGACCAGAACCCAACCCTGTCCTGagaccacacccctcccctgtgTCCAGACTGCACACTACCCCTGTCTCCAAACCGGACACAAGCCCTGTCCCCAAACCAGACCCCACTTCTGTCCCCAGACCAGATGTGACCTCAGTCCCCAAACAGGACACCATTCCAGTCCCCAGACCAGACATCACTTCTGTCCCAAAACCAGACCCCACTTCTGTCCTCAAATGGGACACCATTCCAGTCCCCAGACCAGACATCACTTCTGTCCCAAAACCAGACCCCACTTCTGTCCTCAAATGGGACACCATTCCAGTCCCCAGACCAGACATCACTTCTGTCCCAAAACCAGACCCCACTTCTGTCCTCAAATGGGACACCATTCCAGTCCCCAGACCAGACATCACTTCTGTCCCAAAACCAGACCCCACTTCTGTCCTCAAATGGGACACCATTCCAGTCCCCAGACCAGACATCACTTCTGTCCCAAAACCAGACCCCACTTCTGTCCTCAAATGGGACACCATTCCAGTCCCCAGACCAGACATCACTTCTGACCCAAAAACAGAACGCATCTATGCTTCTAGCCAGCAGTCCACACTTTCCCCACAAGAACAACCCACCCCTATTCCTACAGGGGACCTCAGCTGCTTCCCAAGTCAGGAACCCACACCAGTCCCCACACAGGACGTCCGCGCTGTCCTCACTCTGGTTCCAGTTCCACTCCCCACAATGGGCCCCACCTCAGGAAGCTGGCAGACGGGATTCTGGCAGTTCTGCTCTGTGTCCTGCGGTGTGGGCTGGGTGTCGAGAAGGGTGGTCTGTACAGATAAAGCAGGGAGACAAGCGAAGGGTTGCAATCAGGAACAGAAACCACACAGCATGGCACTGTGTGTCAGGGGGAGCTGCAGCACGGGAAAAGGATAG